The window ATTACCACCACTCTACACTACAAGAGGTATAATGGAAATTGTGCCCGGACTATTGAGCCGAATGGCTAAGACTGTCGGCGAAACAGCAGACATGTTGCGAGTTTATTCAttggaaacatttttttgttttttttttttacattcgcaATCGTTGCTACCGCAGTCTAGGATATGAGGACGGCGAGAGAATAACTCTCTGTGATCAGTGAAACTGGTCAGCCGAGCCTTTGCATTAGTGACAGTTGTAGCATAGCTTAGCGTGAGGAGTCATATTTGGGATGAGTAATCTTATTTGGGAGGTTTTGATATTTCAACTTCTTTCAGTGTCATCAGACAACATGGTGACAATTGTTGCTGCTGCAACCTCAGATGTGAGATCGGCCGGAGAATAACTCTTTGTGATCGGGTAAACTGGTCAGCCGAGCCTCACATCTGAGAAGATCGATATCTAACACGAATATTCCTGTTATGAAACATTATATTGGACTGGTGGGGCGTTATCGTTGTGGGACTAATAGCATCAAGATGATGAGTATTGGGTATCATGAGTCATGTCAAATCGAGTTTCGTTTCATACAAttgaattttactttcaaCGAACCAGCTCATATTTCAATGTGTTCGATATGAAAGAACTGATACTGTTTTCTATGAAGAAGAACcgacaattataattattatataaattttatacacaacTGTCAATTAATAACGATTGCAACTGCACCAGCGCGTGAGACTTCACCTCGTGTGGCCCTAAaatatagttattattttggGGCTACGGTTGGCGGGAGAGTAGCTCTCTGTGATCAGTAAAACTGGTCAGCCAACCGGAGTGTTTTTGGGTTCACGGGATTTACCTCACGCGCTGAAACAGCGGCGTCGCATGTCGTACAAAGCTTAAACGTAGGTAGGCGTTTCTTCTGTCCCGCCGAGACGGTGTTGCTTGCGTACCCCCGGCATAAAGGTGGAGTGGCTGCTGTCGGTGTCCCATTCTTACAACCTCTCGTGCTACGGCGATGGTCTGTTGGGTTATGTTCCAACAACCTTCAATGTCGAGGTGTTGGACAACGTGGTTAGTCCTTAGCATCCCGCAAATATCCTCATCGTGGATCCCTAGGTTCTCTCTGGTCTGTAAGTTCTCGAGTAGTTCCAGTTCTCGTAGACAGCTTCCTCCCACGGTCGGATGCATGTTATTCATCCTTAGGATCCTCAGATGTTCTAGTTGTGCGAGGGGTTTTAACGAAAATTGTCCACGTATATTCGTGCACATGCTGATATCTAGGGAACTCAGAATGGTCAATGTTTCCCTAATGTCTCTGATGAGGTCAGCATCCACCCATCCACATGCTGTCACTGATAGTTCACTTAGTGACCGGAGTGCTGATGCCAAGTGTGGTTCCGCTACTAAAAGGTCTAACTCGACGAAGTCCCctctttcttctccttccGCTAGCTCTGGGTCTTCCCGAGGCGCATCGCTGGGTCCATCGCCGTGGATCTTAAGAGACCTTAATGTATCTTGAGTATGGCTGTTTTCAACCAGCGCCGTTAGTAGTTCTGCACGCCTTAGCTGTAGGCAGTTTACAATCACCAGTGTTTCCAAGTGTTCTTGTAATTGGATGTATTTTCCGATTCCTTCTGCCCTGGCCATATCGCAGTCCTTTATGTGGAGCTCCTTAATCGATGTTTTGTGTCCCAGTCCCTTTCCGGTTATCTCATTGTTTTGAAGAATCAGTTTTCGCAGGTTTAAATTTTTGAGGATTATTTTCTCTATTTCCCAGTCAATAGGTCCCACACATTGTCCGATTTCCAGCTCTCTGAGGCCGAACAAATGATCACTCACAGATCTTAATGCTCCTCCCCTAATGTTAACGGTTGTTAACTTTAGAACCTCCAATCTTCGACACTCCTTCGCTGCCATAGTGATCGCGGTGGATTTTATTTCCGTGACCCCCTCTAGGTCTAAGGATGTTAGGTATTCTCCGCCCCTCTTAATAATCCATACTAGGCCAtctgaattgaatatttggtGCCATCCGTCCTTCCATTCCCAGCTAGTCGGAGTTATAGTTCTGGTGTAAGTATGGGAGCTTCTGCTTCCAATTCTCCACCGTTTGCACACTCGCTCCATCCGTGCACGTTCCTTGTATGGTAAATAACGTGCAACTTCACAAATACAGTCTATAGGCAGTTGTTTTGCCTGCTTCGGCACGAATCCAGGTAGAGGGTCTTCTTCCATCCTAAGTGGCCTGCGCTTTTTACATGATGATAGTGTTTGCAGTTCCTCCCATGCATCCGCAAACTTGATGGTAAGTTTCCTCTTCTTAAGTGTCACCGTTCATGCACctgtcacgtgcggagcggtctcgcacgcgacgacttaCCCTCTTTGTTATTAACGAggtttatatatttaatttttggtGGATACGGGGGTgaacgtcctctacagggcgttcCGTGGGAAATGGTTTGgaggatttcaattattgtgtACCAATTTTGAGTGGAAGCAAGTAGAAATATTTAATGGAATAACTAGAAGCAGCGATATTTAGACAAGGAAGCTTACAGTATGTTCTCACGCTACTCACGTCCTCGCTCTTTCGCGATCTCACTCGTGGATTCGGCTTCGGCCTCGAAGGTGCCGAAGCTTACACCTTCACTCACTCACTTACGTACTACACGGCTTGATTAAGTTCGTGGCTTTGCTTATTGCGCTTAATTCTAACTTCACAGACTGATGTCGCGACGCGAGATGCTTGAATGACCGCGGATAGATTTACAGGGAATTCTCTCTGTGATCGTCGGAGACCCAAGACTGATAACTCTTTACTCGACAGCTCTGAAGGAGCCTGATTCCGTAGATGTTGGTTTGATgctgtctctaacgggactgtcttcgctcgctcgtccgacaccccttggaacgTCGGACGGCGAGCGAGCTTTTTGCtgagtttgcaatt is drawn from Neodiprion fabricii isolate iyNeoFabr1 chromosome 3, iyNeoFabr1.1, whole genome shotgun sequence and contains these coding sequences:
- the LOC124177528 gene encoding uncharacterized protein LOC124177528, with product MEEDPLPGFVPKQAKQLPIDCICEVARYLPYKERARMERVCKRWRIGSRSSHTYTRTITPTSWEWKDGWHQIFNSDGLVWIIKRGGEYLTSLDLEGVTEIKSTAITMAAKECRRLEVLKLTTVNIRGGALRSVSDHLFGLRELEIGQCVGPIDWEIEKIILKNLNLRKLILQNNEITGKGLGHKTSIKELHIKDCDMARAEGIGKYIQLQEHLETLVIVNCLQLRRAELLTALVENSHTQDTLRSLKIHGDGPSDAPREDPELAEGEERGDFVELDLLVAEPHLASALRSLSELSVTACGWVDADLIRDIRETLTILSSLDISMCTNIRGQFSLKPLAQLEHLRILRMNNMHPTVGGSCLRELELLENLQTRENLGIHDEDICGMLRTNHVVQHLDIEGCWNITQQTIAVAREVVRMGHRQQPLHLYAGGTQATPSRRDRRNAYLRLSFVRHATPLFQRVR